One part of the Suncus etruscus isolate mSunEtr1 chromosome 2, mSunEtr1.pri.cur, whole genome shotgun sequence genome encodes these proteins:
- the CEBPE gene encoding CCAAT/enhancer-binding protein epsilon, translated as MSHGTYYECEPRAGQQPLEFSGGRSGPGELGDMCEHEASIDLSAYIESGEEQLLSDLFAVKPAPETRGLKGPGTPAFPHYLPPDPRPFAYPPHTFGPDRKALGPGIYSSPGTYDPRAVAVKEEPRGSEGSRGAGRGSYNPLQYQVAHCGQTAMHLPPALAPPNQPLRVLKAPITASGAPCSPLLKAPSPAAPAHKGKKAVNKDSLEYRLRRERNNIAVRKSRDKAKRRILETQQKVLEYMAENERLRSRVEQLTQELDTLRNLFRQIPEAASLIKGVGGCS; from the exons ATGTCCCACGGGACCTACTATGAGTGTGAGCCCCGGGCTGGCCAGCAACCACTCGAGTTCTCAGGGGGCCGCTCAGGGCCCGGGGAGCTGGGGGACATGTGTGAGCATGAAGCGTCCATCGACTTGTCTGCCTACATCGAGTCGGGCGAAGAACAGCTCCTCTCGGATCTCTTCGCTGTGAAACCAGCCCCGGAGACCCGAGGCCTCAAGGGTCCTGGCACCCCTGCTTTCCCCCACTACCTGCCACCTGACCCCCGGCCCTTCGCCTACCCCCCGCACACCTTCGGACCCGACAGGAAGGCCTTAGGGCCGGGCATCTACAGCAGCCCGGGCACCTACGACCCGAGGGCCGTGGCAGTGAAGGAGGAGCCCCGGGGCTCAGAGGGCAGTCGAGGGGCCGGTAGAGGCAGCTACAACCCTCTGCAGTACCAGGTGGCTCACTGCGGGCAGACAGCCATGCACCTGCCCCCTGCACTGGCACCACCCAACCAGCCACTGCGCGTCCTCAAG GCCCCTATCACCGCATCCGGAGCCCCCTGCAGCCCCCTCCTCAAGGCGCCCTCCCCTGCGGCCCCAGCACACAAGGGCAAGAAGGCGGTGAACAAGGACAGCCTGGAGTACCGGCTGCGGCGGGAGCGCAACAACATCGCTGTGCGCAAGAGCCGCGACAAGGCCAAGAGGCGCATCCTGGAGACGCAGCAGAAGGTGCTGGAGTACATGGCAGAGAACGAGCGCCTTCGCAGCCGCGTGGAGCAGCTCACCCAGGAGCTGGACACGCTCCGAAACCTCTTCCGCCAGATCCCCGAGGCCGCCAGCCTCATCAAGGGCGTGGGGGGCTGCAGCTGA
- the CIROP gene encoding ciliated left-right organizer metallopeptidase → MVLLLPLLLLGAAARPCLHSQAQKSVHLLRPPFSRRPRDTRSAPLNLPGLQDPHPLRIHACHLEDPVSDRTEGSQARGPTARALAAVREATQRLQGVLAVPPVQGPLRLSRDPARYCRAVWGDPETPNYQRCSLLNPGYSGESCLGAKIPDSHLHGYTLWPEQGPPQLVQPDGPGVPNSDFLLYVRVAYTFKCHQEPSVIAYAACCQLDSEDRPLAGTIVYCAPHLTSNRLSHQDIVMATLHELLHALGFSGWLFKKWRDCSSGPSVRENCSTRHQVTRRDKWGQLLLATPAVSHHLAKHLGVRELSLGVPLEEEGPMSSHWEARLLQGSIMTATFDGAQRTRLDAITLAAFQDSGWYQVNHSAAEELLWGQGAGLEFGLVATCRTGSSDFFCTGSGLGCHYLHLDKGSCSSDALLEGCRMYKPLANGSECWKKENGLPPEAENPHGEIYHWQSRCFLANLTSQWLPGDEAMPPSQIPHLKEAKPTGRCYLHQCTGQGVYKVQVAGAPWTPCLPGEVIQIPGYYGLLFCPWGRLCQSNAGTNTVTSSPASLPTQERILELSQGLAAPPRRGLEEEEPESTTVLQALVNGSITGRLLTTSDHDYNPSMTHLGLSTGICLMLLVLVGALGIVAYKKRDALREN, encoded by the exons ATGGTGTTGCTGCTGCCTCTGCTGCTGCTGGGGGCAGCTGCTCGCCCCTGTCTTCACAGCCAGGCCCAGAAGTCTGTGCACCTCCTCAGACCCCCTTTTTCCAGGCGTCCCCGAGACACCCGCTCTGCCCCCCTGAACCTTCCTGGCCTCCAGGATCCACATCCCCTCCGCATCCATGCCTGCCATCTCGAGGATCCCGTCTCTGACAGGACAGAGGGTTCCCAGGCCAGGGGTCCGACAGCCCGGGCCCTGGCTGCTGTGAGAGAGGCCACCCAGCGACTCCAGGGTGTCTTGGCAG TTCCTCCAGTGCAAGGCCCCCTGCGTCTAAGCCGGGACCCTGCACGGTACTGCCGCGCTGTCTGGGGAGACCCTGAGACCCCAAACTACCAGAG GTGCAGCCTCCTGAATCCGGGGTACAGTGGAGAAAGTTGCCTGGGGGCAAAG ATCCCAGATTCTCATCTCCATGGTTACACCTTGTGGCCAGAGCAGGGTCCCCCACAACTGGTCCAGCCAGATGGACCTGGGGTCCCAAACTCTGATTTTCTCTTGTATGTACGGGTTGCCTACACTTTCAAGTGCCACCAAGAG CCCTCTGTCATTGCGTATGCTGCCTGCTGCCAGCTGGACTCTGAGGACAGGCCCTTAGCTGGCACCATTGTCTATTGTGCCCCACATCTCACCAGTAACCGCCTCAGCCACCAGGATATTGTCATG GCCACGCTGCATGAGTTGCTCCATGCCCTGGGCTTCTCTGGATGGCTTTTCAAGAAGTGGCGGGATTGCTCATCAGGACCCAGTG TTAGAGAGAATTGTTCTACAAGGCATCAGGTGACAAGACGAGATAAGTGGGGACAGCTGCTTCTTGCCACTCCAGCTGTTAGCCACCACCTGGCCAAACACTTGGGGGTACGAGAGCTTTCCCTGGGTGTTCCCTTGGAAGAAGAG GGCCCCATGTCTTCACACTGGGAAGCCCGTCTCCTGCAAGGCTCTATCATGACCGCTACCTTTGATGGGGCCCAAAGAACTCGGCTTGATGCCATCACTCTTGCTGCCTTCCAAGACTCAGGCTGGTACCAAGTTAATCACAGCGCTGCAGAGGAGCTACTGTGGGGTCAGG GAGCTGGCTTGGAATTTGGCTTGGTGGCAACATGTAGGACTGGCTCCTCAGACTTCTTCTGTACTGGCAG TGGGCTGGGCTGCCACTACCTACACCTGGACAAGGGAAGCTGTTCCTCAGACGCCCTGCTGGAAGGCTGCCGCATGTACAAGCCCTTGGCCAATGGG AGTGAGTgttggaaaaaggaaaatggattaCCACCTGAGGCCGAGAATCCCCATGGGGAGATCTACCACTGGCAGAGTCGCTGCTTCCTTGCCAACCTCACTTCACAATGGCTCCCTGGGGATGAGGCTATGCCTCCATCACAGATCCCACACCTGAAGGAAGCCAAGCCCACAGGCCGCTGCTACTTACATCagtgcacaggtcagggagtctACAAGGTGCAGGTAGCAGGGGCCCCCTGGACCCCCTGCCTTCCAGGAGAGGTGATTCAG ATACCTGGCTACTATGGTCTTCTCTTCTGTCCCTGGGGACGGCTATGTCAGAGTAATGCAGGTACCAATACTGTTACTTCCTCACCTGCAAGTCTTCCCACCCAAGAACGGATATTGGAGCTGTCTCAAGGATTAGCTGCACCCCCACGAAGAGGCCTGGAGGAGGAAGAGCCAGAGAGTACTACAGTACTACAGGCTTTGGTGAATGGAAGTATCACTGGCAG GCTCCTGACTACCTCAGACCATGACTACAATCCTTCCATGACGCATCTAGGTCTGTCCACTGGAATCTGCTTGATGCTGCTTGTCCTGGTGGGTGCACTGGGAATAGTGGCTTACAAGAAACGAGATGCCCTTCGC GAAAACTAG
- the C2H14orf119 gene encoding uncharacterized protein C14orf119 homolog: MSLESSWTPTFPSDLDSNPDFSPPPMSYITSQEMKCVLHWFTSWSGPQRERFLQDLVAKAVPGKIQLLLESLEQLCVSGTNRPPCIFECQLRLWDQWFRGWAEEERNEFIRQLEASEPDFVAKFYQAVAATAGKD; the protein is encoded by the coding sequence ATGTCACTGGAATCTTCTTGGACACCCACATTCCCCTCCGATTTGGACAGTAATCCTGACTTCTCCCCTCCCCCAATGTCTTACATCACTTCCCAAGAGATGAAGTGTGTTCTTCACTGGTTCACCAGCTGGTCGGGTCCCCAGCGGGAACGTTTCCTACAGGACTTGGTAGCAAAGGCAGTGCCTGGGAAGATACAGCTACTGCTGGAAAGTCTAGAGCAACTTTGTGTGTCTGGAACAAACCGGCCTCCCTGTATCTTTGAATGTCAGCTACGTCTCTGGGATCAGTGGTTTCGAGGCTGGGCTGAGGAGGAACGCAATGAATTCATTAGGCAGCTGGAGGCCAGTGAACCAGACTTCGTGGCCAAGTTTTACCAGGCAGTTGCCGCTACAGCTGGTAAGGACTGa